TGTCTGGAGGCTATATCGGAAATTGATTCTTCCTTAATCCATCTCCCCTGTGCTCTTAATTCAACACCCCTAAAACTTATACTTTTGAAACTTTTTATCCATCCTAATTAACCATAGAGTATGACTTAATTATTCTTGTCGTATTGCTAAATTTTCACTTCATATGTTTGATACATTTTGTCTTAGTCTTTTTATTCAAAACCCAAGTTCCTAAGTTGTTTTGATGGTCAAAGGTCAATGCTAGCTAGACTCTGATTAGTCAAAATCATTATCGTCAACGAAGCACACAGACCATAAAATTTTATCTTGAGTATGCTTTGAAATAAAAGCATAGTCATTTAGTTAGACTGTTGTGAAAATCTGGGACTGGCCTTATCTTGTTATTATATCCGAATTAATTGTCATAAAGAATCGCCATTGTGGCCAAGGATCTAAGTCACCAGAGAATGAGCAGTGTCATTGATCCTTGGAATGGTTTGTGTAGTTTGATCTAGATTGACATGGCTCAAGGATCCAAGTCACCAGAGAATGAGACTGTAATTCTTTTACATGCCACTCCAACCACAAGTTATTTCATAAATTACCGCGTAAAGTTACAATCTTGCATGAATACCTTTGAAACTACATAGAAACCATTCTGAATAAAGTTTATATAAACCTATCCAAATTTTCAACCATCATGTGCAAGCATGAAAAAATTAGGCTTATATGACAGCTATAACATTTGCATTTAGCCAGACATGCCCGCTAGGCGACACCAGGAATTGTAGAGCCCTAAAAAGGATGAGTCGGCTTAATaaggatttaatttttattttttgtagcaTATATAAGCATCATGTCATACTGGTTTGCCACTAAACTGTGTCCAATCCTTAATTAGTGTCTGTGCTATTGGAGGTGTGACGGGGTCTTCTATGTTTCGGATTATGACaagatggtggtgaatttcaactgAGTTTCAGATGAAATTTTTTTCATTGGTTGTATCCTCATATTGGATTTTCTTCTATCATATCAAGATACAATTGAGTTCTCATCTCTCCAAAAGAAATTGTGGGAGGTTAAGGCTAAGTTTGTCCATCTCTTATATGTCTTTGGTATGAtggttttaataaaaaagatAGCAGTGACAGTTGGGTGGAACAGGGTGAGATTTGCCATTTACAAATTCTCCCCAACTTTTAATTTAATCCTCTTTCTCATCCCTGCACCGAATTCTGACAATGTAGGAATTGTCTTTCCCACCCTTGCTCTGTTGGTAAAACTTCCTTCGCTTGGATCAGGCTTTTTATGTCTGACATACTTAGGATCCTCAGTACTCGAACCGAATAACTAAGCTGAAGGCCAGATACTTCAAAAATAATAGAAGTTAGAGAATTAACTCCAGGGAATTATAAAATCATGAAATTGGGAATTTGGTGACaatgagggagaggagagagacaaAGGGAGGAGAAATGAAGAGAGTGAAAGGATGCAGAAAGGTGATGGATGGCTAGTAGGATGTTAATGTTATAATTTGGGGTAAAATGGACATATATGTGCATAATACATTATGCATACAAAAGGCCAACCAACATTTAGAATAAACTCAGACTTAACCAATAGTCATTATAACACATGTATTTCACCCATAACAGACATTATTGATTTGCTTTTAGACACATtctattcttaatgaagtcatatctAATGGATTGAAATCAAATTCAAATTCTGGTTGTTGTTATGTTAGACTAAAGTGGTCATTCGGTGATGAATGACTGAAAataacataaatcatcttcactCAGGTCATTAATGTATATAAatttatgtgtgtatatatatggtcTGTTGTGTTACAAAGCATTGAAATCTAGCAGGGCTTGGAGTGGAAGGAAAAAGCTGAAAACCTTGAGCTGGAACTGCAACAATGTTACAAAGCTCACACACGGTTATCTGAACAGCTTGTGGTAGAAATTGCAGAATGCAGAGAATCAAAAGCCCTTGTTCAAGAGAAAGaagaatcaattaataatttgcaAAATGACATCTCACTAGCAAGGTTGCCTTTATACAACCAGTATTACACATGTTTAACTAAGTGCTATTTGTATGAGTATGGTCATATTAATTTCATAAAAACAAATGTTTCAGGGAAGAAAACCTACAAATTAAGCAGGACCTAGATGAAAAGACAAAAGCTTTGGATTTGTTAATGAGTGAAAACCAGTCACTCAAAGCACAACTTGAGGAGATTAGATTGAAACTGAAAAAAACAGAGACTGAGAACAAGGATTTAATTGATCGTTGGATGCTTGAGAAGATG
The DNA window shown above is from Musa acuminata AAA Group cultivar baxijiao chromosome BXJ2-4, Cavendish_Baxijiao_AAA, whole genome shotgun sequence and carries:
- the LOC103988164 gene encoding autophagy-related protein 16-like isoform X1, translated to MSPEEIGTAAIKRAIVALRKRHLLEEGAHAPAINALSRPLVAQGLEWKEKAENLELELQQCYKAHTRLSEQLVVEIAECRESKALVQEKEESINNLQNDISLAREENLQIKQDLDEKTKALDLLMSENQSLKAQLEEIRLKLKKTETENKDLIDRWMLEKMNSAEKLNEAYCIQLSSIEH
- the LOC103988164 gene encoding autophagy-related protein 16-like isoform X2, whose product is MSPEEIGTAAIKRAIVALRKRHLLEEGAHAPAINALSRPLVAQGLEWKEKAENLELELQQCYKAHTRLSEQLVVEIAECRESKALVQEKEESINNLQNDISLAREENLQIKQDLDEKTKALDLLMSENQSLKAQLEEIRLKLKKTETENKDLIDRWMLEKMNSAEKLNEVRCGDHEIE